A genomic segment from Pseudomonas sp. S09G 359 encodes:
- a CDS encoding MBOAT family protein, whose translation MVFSSNVFLFLFLPIFLGLYYLSGQRYRNLLLLIASYVFYAWWRVDFLALFAAVTLWNYWIGLKVGAAGVRTKPAQRWLLLGVAVDLCILGYFKYANFGVDSINVMMKSAGLEPFILTHVLLPIGISFYIFESISYIIDVYRGDTPATRNLIDFAAFVAIFPHLIAGPVLRFRDLADQFNNRTHTLDKFSEGCTRFMQGFIKKVFIADTLAVVADHCFALQNPTTGDAWLGALAYTAQLYFDFSGYSDMAIGLGLMMGFRFMENFKQPYISQSITEFWRRWHISLSTWLRDYLYITLGGNRKGTLTTYRNLFLTMLLGGLWHGANITYIVWGAWHGMWLAIEKAIGLNTSPRSFNPVRWAFTFLLVVMGWVIFRAENLHVAGRMYGAMFSFGEWSLSELNRANLTGLQVATLVVAYATLAFFGLRDFYTNRPAEKTKATDPSLIKAVPGDNPGSIHQPGFTVGQDAAVQPAYWTADWPRYAMRAAVLLLFVASILKLSAQSFSPFLYFQF comes from the coding sequence ATGGTTTTCTCGTCCAATGTGTTCCTGTTTCTGTTCTTGCCGATCTTTCTCGGCTTGTACTACTTAAGCGGGCAACGCTATCGCAATCTGCTGCTGCTGATTGCCAGCTACGTGTTCTACGCCTGGTGGCGAGTGGACTTCCTGGCGCTGTTCGCCGCGGTCACGCTGTGGAACTACTGGATCGGCCTCAAGGTCGGTGCAGCCGGCGTGCGTACCAAGCCGGCCCAACGCTGGCTGCTATTGGGCGTGGCGGTCGACCTGTGCATCCTCGGCTACTTCAAGTACGCCAACTTCGGCGTCGACAGCATCAACGTGATGATGAAGTCCGCGGGCCTGGAGCCGTTCATCCTCACCCACGTGCTGCTGCCGATCGGGATCTCGTTCTACATCTTCGAGTCCATCAGCTACATCATCGACGTGTATCGCGGTGATACCCCTGCGACCCGCAACCTGATCGACTTTGCGGCGTTCGTGGCGATCTTCCCGCACCTGATTGCCGGCCCGGTGTTGCGTTTTCGTGACCTGGCCGACCAGTTCAACAACCGCACCCACACCCTGGATAAATTCTCCGAGGGCTGCACGCGGTTCATGCAGGGTTTCATCAAGAAGGTGTTTATCGCCGACACCCTCGCGGTGGTGGCCGACCATTGCTTCGCTCTGCAAAACCCGACCACCGGCGATGCTTGGCTCGGCGCATTGGCCTACACCGCGCAGTTGTATTTCGACTTCTCCGGCTACAGCGACATGGCCATCGGCCTGGGCTTGATGATGGGTTTCCGCTTCATGGAAAACTTCAAGCAGCCGTACATCAGCCAGTCGATCACCGAGTTCTGGCGGCGCTGGCACATCAGCCTGTCCACCTGGCTGCGTGACTACCTGTACATCACCCTGGGCGGCAACCGTAAAGGCACGCTGACCACCTACCGCAACCTGTTCCTGACCATGCTGCTCGGTGGCCTGTGGCACGGCGCGAACATCACCTACATCGTCTGGGGTGCCTGGCACGGCATGTGGCTGGCGATCGAGAAAGCCATCGGCCTCAACACCTCGCCGCGCAGCTTCAACCCGGTGCGTTGGGCCTTCACCTTCCTGCTGGTGGTGATGGGCTGGGTGATCTTCCGTGCCGAAAACCTGCACGTCGCCGGCCGTATGTACGGCGCCATGTTCAGCTTTGGCGAGTGGTCGCTGTCGGAACTCAACCGCGCCAACCTCACCGGCCTGCAAGTGGCGACCCTGGTGGTGGCGTACGCAACCCTGGCGTTCTTTGGCCTGCGCGACTTCTACACCAACCGCCCTGCGGAAAAAACCAAGGCGACCGACCCGAGCCTGATCAAGGCCGTACCGGGCGACAACCCCGGCAGCATCCACCAGCCAGGCTTCACGGTTGGCCAGGACGCGGCCGTGCAACCGGCCTACTGGACCGCTGACTGGCCACGCTACGCCATGCGCGCTGCGGTGCTGCTGCTGTTCGTGGCGTCGATTCTGAAACTGTCGGCGCAGAGTTTCTCGCCGTTCCTTTACTTCCAATTCTGA
- a CDS encoding alginate export family protein, whose translation MKLNPFVKAGIGLTFALLWSCPTLAALTEAKNFGLEVKATAQSEDDRDLGTQKGGDVNGIGLDLRPWIYGESGAWSAYAMGQAVVSSDIIETDTLQQSADDENQQTTNNDRKAKKNYLAMREFWVGYSGFTPYPGEILKLGRQRLRNYDGQWRDTNIEALNWTFDTTLLKANVGVAERFSEYRTDLKELSPKDKDRQHLYADAAYQWTPGQWIGLRAHHTHDDGKLDYPEPGVATDSLDKRENGDLTWLGIEANSDAYNWRNTNTVNYWASITGMQGDRDTVNALTADGSRPAQAKRSDDVNGWATDLGIRLRLDPQWQVGAAYSRASAEYEQNGLQSNRSNWTGTQSRVHRFGEAFRGEMNNMQSMSLFGSWQLREDYDASLVYHKFWRVDGNKPVGSNGIDAVQNNTDDVTGAILSSTSLPLEDGKKDLGQEMDLVVTKYFKKGLLPAALSQSIDEPSALVRFRAGVFKPGDAYGSQVDSYMHRAFVDVIWKF comes from the coding sequence ATGAAGCTCAACCCATTCGTCAAGGCCGGTATCGGCCTGACCTTCGCCCTGCTGTGGTCGTGCCCGACCCTGGCCGCGCTGACCGAAGCCAAGAACTTCGGCCTGGAAGTCAAAGCCACCGCCCAGTCCGAAGATGACCGCGACCTCGGCACGCAAAAAGGCGGCGACGTCAACGGTATCGGCCTCGACCTGCGCCCGTGGATCTACGGCGAAAGCGGCGCGTGGAGCGCCTACGCCATGGGCCAGGCGGTGGTGTCCAGCGACATTATCGAGACCGACACCCTGCAACAGTCGGCCGATGACGAAAACCAGCAGACCACCAACAATGATCGCAAGGCCAAGAAAAACTACCTGGCCATGCGTGAGTTCTGGGTCGGCTACAGCGGCTTTACGCCCTACCCTGGCGAGATCCTCAAGCTCGGCCGCCAACGCCTGCGCAATTACGACGGCCAATGGCGCGACACCAATATCGAAGCGCTGAACTGGACCTTCGACACCACCCTGCTCAAGGCCAATGTCGGCGTTGCCGAGCGTTTCAGCGAATACCGCACCGACCTCAAGGAACTGTCGCCCAAGGATAAGGACCGCCAGCACCTCTACGCCGACGCCGCCTACCAGTGGACGCCCGGCCAGTGGATCGGCCTGCGTGCGCACCACACCCATGACGACGGCAAGCTCGACTACCCTGAACCGGGCGTCGCCACCGATTCGCTGGACAAGCGTGAGAACGGCGACCTGACCTGGCTCGGCATCGAAGCCAACAGCGACGCCTACAACTGGCGCAACACCAACACCGTCAACTATTGGGCAAGCATCACCGGCATGCAGGGCGACCGTGACACGGTCAACGCCCTGACCGCCGACGGCAGCCGCCCTGCCCAGGCCAAACGCAGCGATGACGTGAATGGCTGGGCCACCGACCTGGGTATCCGCCTGCGCCTTGACCCGCAGTGGCAAGTGGGCGCGGCCTACTCCCGCGCCAGCGCCGAGTACGAACAGAACGGCCTGCAAAGCAACCGTTCGAACTGGACCGGCACCCAATCCCGCGTGCACCGCTTCGGCGAAGCCTTTCGTGGCGAGATGAACAATATGCAGTCCATGAGCCTGTTCGGTTCCTGGCAGCTGCGCGAGGACTACGACGCTAGCCTCGTGTACCACAAGTTCTGGCGCGTCGACGGCAACAAGCCGGTGGGCAGCAACGGTATCGATGCCGTGCAGAACAACACCGACGACGTGACCGGCGCAATCCTGTCGAGCACCTCCCTGCCCCTTGAAGACGGTAAGAAGGACCTCGGTCAGGAGATGGACCTGGTGGTCACCAAGTACTTCAAGAAAGGCCTGCTGCCGGCCGCGCTGAGCCAGTCGATCGACGAACCGTCGGCCCTGGTGCGCTTCCGTGCCGGCGTATTCAAGCCGGGTGATGCCTATGGCAGCCAGGTCGACTCATACATGCATCGCGCCTTTGTCGACGTGATCTGGAAGTTCTGA
- a CDS encoding mannuronate-specific alginate lyase, with product MQKLLIPSLLGLAIFAGAANAAAPLRPPQGYFAPIEAFKTGDFKNDCDAMPAPYTGSLQFRSKYEGSDKARSTLNVQSEKAFRDSTADITKLEKDTSKRVMQFMRDGRPEQLECTLNWLATWARANALMSKDFNHTGKSMRKWALGSMASAYVRLKFSDSHPLANHQQESQLIEAWFNKLADQVVSDWDNLPLEKTNNHSYWAAWSVMATSVATNRRDLFDWAVKEYKVGANQVDDQGFLPNELKRQQRALSYHNYALPPLSMIASFALVNGVDLRQENNGALKRLGDKVLAGVKDPEIFEQKNGKEQDMKDLKQDMKFAWLEPFCTLYTCAPDVIERKHGMQPFKTFRLGGDLTKVYDPTHEKGNKGS from the coding sequence ATGCAGAAGTTATTGATTCCATCGTTGCTGGGCCTGGCGATCTTCGCCGGTGCAGCCAACGCCGCCGCGCCACTGCGTCCGCCCCAGGGCTACTTTGCCCCGATCGAAGCGTTCAAGACCGGCGACTTCAAGAATGACTGCGACGCCATGCCGGCGCCGTACACCGGCTCGCTGCAATTTCGCAGCAAGTACGAAGGTTCGGACAAAGCCCGTTCGACGCTGAATGTGCAATCCGAAAAAGCCTTCCGCGACAGCACCGCCGATATCACCAAGCTGGAAAAAGACACCAGCAAGCGCGTGATGCAGTTCATGCGCGACGGTCGTCCGGAGCAATTGGAATGCACGCTCAACTGGCTCGCTACATGGGCTAGGGCAAATGCGTTGATGTCCAAGGACTTCAACCACACCGGCAAGTCCATGCGCAAATGGGCGCTGGGCAGCATGGCGTCGGCCTATGTGCGCCTGAAGTTCTCCGATTCGCACCCGCTGGCCAACCACCAGCAGGAATCGCAACTGATCGAAGCCTGGTTCAACAAACTGGCCGACCAGGTGGTAAGCGACTGGGACAACCTGCCGCTGGAAAAAACCAACAACCACTCGTACTGGGCCGCCTGGTCGGTGATGGCTACCTCCGTCGCCACCAACCGTCGCGACCTGTTTGATTGGGCCGTGAAGGAATACAAGGTCGGCGCGAATCAAGTCGACGACCAGGGCTTCCTGCCGAACGAATTGAAGCGCCAGCAACGCGCGTTGTCGTACCACAACTACGCCCTGCCGCCGCTGTCGATGATCGCCAGTTTTGCCCTGGTCAACGGTGTCGACCTGCGCCAGGAAAACAACGGCGCGCTCAAACGCCTGGGCGACAAAGTGCTGGCCGGCGTGAAAGACCCGGAAATCTTCGAACAGAAGAACGGCAAGGAACAGGACATGAAGGACTTGAAGCAGGACATGAAATTCGCCTGGCTCGAACCCTTCTGCACCCTCTACACCTGCGCCCCGGATGTGATCGAGCGCAAGCACGGGATGCAGCCGTTCAAGACCTTCCGGCTGGGCGGGGACCTGACCAAGGTCTACGACCCGACGCATGAAAAAGGCAACAAAGGTTCCTGA
- a CDS encoding alginate O-acetyltransferase AlgF: MTFTTTPRRLAKTLAIAAGLSIVSMSAFAGGDAALYGPTAPKGSSFVRVYNASNQEVSATVGATNLSDVAPLASSDFSFMPGGDYSAKIGSQTVPVKLAADHYYTLVNNSSGQPQLIEEPPFKNKQKSLVRVQNLSDKALTLKTADGKTDVVKSVAAKGRGEREINPVKVSLALYDGDKKVGDVKPVALERGEAAVLYVTGSGSSLSPVWVKRPVSTR, translated from the coding sequence ATGACTTTCACTACAACTCCTCGTCGTCTCGCTAAAACCCTGGCCATCGCTGCCGGCCTTAGCATCGTATCGATGTCCGCCTTCGCCGGTGGCGACGCCGCGCTCTACGGCCCAACCGCGCCAAAAGGCTCCAGCTTCGTGCGTGTCTACAACGCCAGCAACCAGGAAGTCAGCGCCACCGTCGGTGCCACCAACCTCAGCGACGTTGCGCCACTGGCCAGCAGTGACTTCAGCTTCATGCCAGGCGGTGATTACAGCGCCAAGATTGGCAGCCAGACCGTACCGGTCAAGCTTGCCGCCGACCACTACTACACCCTGGTCAACAACAGCAGCGGCCAACCGCAGTTGATCGAAGAGCCGCCGTTCAAGAACAAGCAGAAATCCCTGGTACGCGTGCAGAACCTCAGCGACAAGGCCCTGACCCTGAAAACCGCCGACGGCAAGACCGACGTGGTCAAGTCGGTGGCCGCCAAAGGCCGTGGCGAGCGTGAAATCAACCCGGTGAAGGTGAGCCTGGCGTTGTATGACGGTGACAAGAAAGTCGGCGATGTGAAGCCGGTTGCGTTGGAACGTGGTGAAGCGGCGGTGCTGTATGTCACCGGCTCGGGTTCGAGCTTGTCGCCAGTCTGGGTGAAACGCCCGGTGTCGACCCGCTGA
- the algG gene encoding mannuronan 5-epimerase AlgG, with translation MGACAMNPQALKGSAMLAAAILLASGAAMADVAPQAKAPTIAKELQQAKTYTISSPPTAPLEMAKPALPDLSGYTAAAMEKKIVRTKPGKISIRRMMQEDALKDFIGGDNKMAEWVVRQHGIPQAIFVDDGYMNLKDLLGKVPKQYLSETSPGVFLAKLPIVVGRKGILEIDKKTQELRLSQQAGSFLINDGQLFVHDTKITGWDEKANGPALFKSPKEFRPFLLAWGGTETYISNSKMASFGYANSKSYGVSISQYTPNMAKVLKRPEPTGWIIDSEFSDMWYGFYCYETTGFVIKGNTYKDNIVYGIDPHDRSHGLIIADNTVYGTKKKHGIIISREVNDSFIFNNRSYDNKLSGLVIDRNSVNNLIADNEIYRNHTDGITLYESGDNLLWGNKVISNRRHGIRVRNSVNIKLYENTSMANGLTGVYGHIKDLTDTDRDIALDPFDAKVSLIVVGGELAGNGSGPLSIDSPLSIELYRVSMLAPTKSSGISFSGVLGDRQEEILDLLVRQQKAVLIDPVERQTEMQD, from the coding sequence ATGGGAGCCTGCGCAATGAATCCTCAAGCCCTCAAAGGCTCGGCCATGCTGGCGGCAGCGATACTGCTGGCCAGCGGCGCTGCCATGGCCGATGTCGCGCCGCAGGCTAAAGCGCCGACCATCGCCAAAGAACTGCAACAGGCCAAGACCTACACCATTTCCAGCCCGCCTACCGCGCCGCTGGAAATGGCCAAGCCTGCCCTGCCGGACCTGTCGGGCTACACCGCCGCAGCCATGGAAAAGAAAATCGTCAGAACCAAGCCGGGCAAAATCAGCATTCGCCGCATGATGCAGGAAGACGCCCTCAAGGACTTTATCGGCGGCGACAACAAGATGGCCGAATGGGTGGTGCGCCAACATGGCATTCCCCAGGCGATCTTCGTCGACGACGGCTACATGAACCTCAAGGACCTGCTCGGCAAAGTGCCCAAGCAGTACCTCAGCGAAACCTCGCCGGGCGTGTTCCTGGCCAAGTTGCCGATCGTGGTCGGGCGCAAGGGCATCCTCGAAATCGACAAGAAGACCCAGGAGCTGCGCCTGTCCCAGCAAGCCGGTTCGTTCCTGATCAACGACGGCCAGCTGTTTGTGCACGACACCAAAATTACCGGCTGGGATGAGAAGGCCAACGGCCCGGCGCTGTTCAAGTCGCCCAAGGAGTTCCGCCCGTTCCTGCTGGCCTGGGGCGGCACCGAAACCTACATTTCCAACAGCAAGATGGCCAGCTTCGGCTACGCCAACAGTAAGTCGTACGGGGTGAGTATTTCCCAGTACACGCCGAACATGGCCAAGGTCCTCAAACGCCCTGAGCCGACCGGCTGGATCATCGATTCCGAGTTCTCGGACATGTGGTACGGCTTCTACTGCTACGAAACCACGGGCTTCGTGATCAAGGGCAATACCTACAAAGACAACATCGTCTACGGCATTGACCCCCATGACCGTTCCCACGGCCTGATCATCGCGGACAACACCGTATACGGCACCAAGAAGAAGCACGGCATCATCATTTCCCGCGAAGTGAACGACAGCTTCATCTTCAACAACCGCAGCTACGACAACAAGCTCTCGGGCCTGGTGATCGACCGTAACAGCGTGAACAACCTGATCGCCGACAACGAGATCTACCGCAACCACACCGACGGCATCACCCTCTATGAGAGCGGCGACAACCTGCTGTGGGGCAACAAGGTGATCAGCAACCGTCGCCACGGCATCCGTGTGCGCAACAGCGTGAACATCAAGCTGTACGAAAACACCTCGATGGCCAACGGCCTGACCGGCGTGTACGGCCACATCAAGGATCTGACCGACACCGACCGCGACATCGCCCTCGATCCGTTTGACGCCAAGGTCTCGCTGATCGTGGTCGGCGGTGAGCTGGCGGGTAACGGCAGCGGGCCGCTGTCCATCGACTCGCCGCTGAGCATCGAGCTGTACCGCGTGTCGATGCTGGCGCCGACCAAATCCAGTGGCATCAGCTTCTCCGGCGTTCTTGGTGATCGCCAGGAAGAGATTCTCGACCTGCTGGTGCGCCAGCAGAAAGCCGTGCTGATCGACCCTGTCGAACGCCAGACCGAAATGCAGGACTGA
- a CDS encoding alginate O-acetyltransferase has protein sequence MTRSLRVLYISLFMVVLLALGAWSLRSFMGFSTNADATVLNGRWTKAVETHYDDEFPIKRLGTNLWAALDYKLFNEGRPGVVLGRDHWLYSDEEFNPAVNEDQNLQGNYALVEGVRQKLKAQGIQLVMAIVPAKVRLYPEHLGEVKPASIHANLYQDFHARVAADKIIAPDLLGPLQQAKLGGKQVFLRTDTHWTPDGAEVAAKQLANTIAAKTPLHGEPQRFITEAEKTEPHKGDLRLFLPLDPLFENLMPPKEPLEKRVTHLAEAGGDDALFTDSETPVALVGTSYSANPNWNFVGALKQALGSDVINYSEDGHGPILPMLSYLKSDDFKNSPPQVLIWEFPERYLPVNNEIGDADPQWVAQLKQAGSRQQNMAINTPVKNQKSETPDRAQN, from the coding sequence ATGACCCGTTCATTACGCGTGCTCTATATCAGCCTGTTCATGGTGGTGCTGCTGGCCCTGGGCGCCTGGTCGCTGCGCAGCTTCATGGGCTTCAGCACCAATGCCGATGCCACCGTGCTGAATGGCCGCTGGACCAAAGCCGTCGAGACCCATTACGACGACGAGTTCCCGATCAAGCGCCTGGGCACCAACCTGTGGGCGGCGCTGGATTACAAGCTGTTCAATGAAGGCCGCCCTGGCGTAGTGCTGGGCCGCGATCACTGGTTGTACAGCGACGAGGAGTTCAACCCCGCCGTCAACGAAGACCAGAACCTGCAAGGCAACTACGCGCTGGTCGAAGGCGTGCGCCAGAAGCTCAAGGCCCAAGGCATCCAGTTGGTGATGGCGATCGTGCCGGCCAAGGTGCGCCTGTACCCGGAACACCTGGGTGAAGTGAAACCAGCGAGCATCCACGCCAACCTGTACCAGGACTTCCACGCTCGTGTGGCGGCCGACAAGATCATTGCCCCGGACCTGCTTGGCCCGCTGCAACAGGCCAAGTTGGGCGGCAAGCAAGTGTTCCTGCGCACCGACACCCACTGGACCCCGGATGGCGCCGAAGTTGCGGCCAAGCAGTTGGCCAACACCATTGCCGCCAAGACGCCGCTCCACGGCGAGCCACAGCGCTTTATTACCGAGGCCGAAAAAACCGAGCCGCATAAAGGCGACCTGCGTTTGTTCCTGCCGCTGGACCCGCTGTTTGAAAACCTGATGCCGCCTAAAGAGCCGTTGGAAAAACGCGTTACGCACCTGGCCGAAGCCGGTGGTGACGACGCGCTGTTCACCGACAGCGAAACCCCAGTGGCCCTGGTCGGCACCAGCTACAGCGCCAACCCCAACTGGAACTTCGTCGGCGCCCTCAAACAAGCCCTGGGCAGCGACGTCATCAACTACTCCGAGGATGGTCACGGCCCGATCCTGCCGATGCTCAGCTACCTGAAAAGTGATGACTTCAAGAATAGCCCGCCACAGGTGCTGATCTGGGAGTTTCCTGAACGTTATCTGCCCGTAAACAACGAAATCGGTGACGCCGACCCGCAGTGGGTTGCGCAGCTTAAACAAGCCGGTTCGCGCCAACAAAACATGGCAATCAACACCCCAGTTAAAAATCAAAAATCCGAGACGCCCGACCGGGCGCAAAACTGA
- the algK gene encoding alginate biosynthesis TPR repeat lipoprotein AlgK yields the protein MGPVALLAVAVSLAGCAGLPDQRLANEALKRGDTVTAQQNYQQLADLGYSEAQVGLADIQVGTRDPEQIKQAEATYRAAADTSPRAQARLGRLLVAKPGSTEAEHHEAEGLLKKAFANGEGNTLIPLAMLYLQYPHSFPNVNAQQQISKWQAAGYPEAGLAQVLLYRTQDTYDQHLDDVERICKAALNTTDICYVELATVYQKQAAPEKQAELLKQMEAGYSRGTVTAQRVDSVARVLGDASLGTPDEKTAQALLEKIAPAYPASWVSLAQLLYDFPELGDVDQMMKYLDNGRAADQPRAELLLGKLYYEGKWVPADAKAAEAHFEKAVGKEVAADYYLGQIYRRGYLGKVYPQKALDHLLTAARNGQNSADFAIAQLFSQGKGTKPDPLNAYVFSQLAKAQDTPEATDLATQLEAPLTPEQRAQGQRLVQQELAARGTLAQSTLQLHALDEEDEGEESL from the coding sequence ATGGGTCCTGTAGCGCTGCTGGCTGTTGCTGTCAGCCTCGCCGGTTGCGCTGGCCTGCCCGACCAGCGCCTGGCCAACGAAGCCCTCAAGCGCGGCGACACCGTGACCGCCCAGCAGAATTACCAGCAGCTGGCAGACCTGGGCTACAGCGAGGCCCAAGTGGGCCTGGCCGATATCCAGGTGGGTACCCGTGACCCCGAGCAAATCAAGCAGGCCGAAGCCACTTACCGCGCGGCCGCCGACACCTCGCCGCGCGCCCAGGCGCGCCTGGGTCGCCTGCTGGTGGCCAAGCCAGGCAGCACCGAAGCCGAGCACCATGAAGCCGAAGGCCTGCTGAAAAAAGCCTTTGCCAATGGCGAAGGCAACACCCTGATCCCGCTGGCAATGCTGTACCTGCAATACCCGCACAGCTTCCCGAACGTGAACGCCCAGCAGCAGATCAGCAAATGGCAGGCCGCCGGTTACCCGGAAGCCGGCCTGGCCCAGGTGCTGCTGTATCGCACCCAGGACACCTACGACCAACATCTGGATGACGTGGAGCGCATCTGCAAGGCCGCGCTGAATACCACCGACATCTGCTACGTCGAATTGGCCACGGTCTACCAGAAACAAGCCGCGCCGGAAAAACAGGCCGAGCTGCTCAAGCAGATGGAAGCCGGCTACAGCCGTGGCACCGTCACCGCCCAGCGCGTCGACAGTGTGGCGCGTGTGCTCGGCGATGCCAGCCTCGGTACGCCGGACGAAAAAACCGCCCAGGCCCTGCTGGAAAAAATCGCCCCGGCCTACCCTGCTTCCTGGGTCAGCCTGGCGCAACTGCTCTACGACTTCCCGGAACTGGGCGACGTCGACCAGATGATGAAGTACCTGGACAACGGCCGCGCTGCCGACCAGCCGCGCGCTGAATTGCTGCTGGGCAAGCTCTACTACGAAGGCAAGTGGGTGCCGGCGGATGCCAAGGCGGCCGAAGCGCACTTCGAAAAAGCCGTGGGCAAGGAAGTCGCCGCCGATTACTACCTCGGCCAGATCTACCGCCGTGGCTACCTGGGCAAGGTCTACCCGCAAAAGGCCCTTGACCACCTGCTGACCGCTGCGCGCAACGGCCAGAACAGCGCCGACTTCGCCATCGCCCAATTGTTTTCCCAAGGCAAGGGCACCAAGCCCGACCCATTGAACGCTTACGTCTTCAGCCAGTTGGCCAAAGCCCAGGACACGCCGGAGGCCACTGACCTGGCCACCCAGCTCGAAGCGCCCTTGACGCCAGAGCAACGCGCCCAAGGCCAACGCCTGGTGCAACAGGAACTGGCCGCACGCGGCACCCTGGCCCAGAGCACGTTGCAACTGCACGCCCTGGATGAAGAAGACGAAGGTGAGGAATCCCTATGA
- a CDS encoding alginate O-acetyltransferase, translating into MHPHMIKLLSLSGLTLGLLAASQGVRADEIKAPSFTAEPCCSLCPAAHDAKNYTTRYQQNFTTLVQAQGDWLFRTQEDLRTEFDTSPAGYKRMQQLHDAFKAKGVELVVVYQPTRGLVNRNKLNPAEKASFDFDKALGNYKTMLGRFAKMGYVVPDLSPLTNEQLPDELPAHDFYFRGDQHWTPYGAQRTAKIVGAKVRAMPEFAGIPQREFETKRSGRMGKTGTLHNMAGQLCGTSYAIQYMDQFTTEPKGEAGDGDLFGDSGNPQITLVGTSHSGKNYNFAGFLEQEIGADILNVAFPGGGLEGSMIQYLGSDEFQKTPPKILIWEFSPLYRLDQETIYRQMMSLLDNGCEGKTAQMTASTTLKPGKNELLVNSSNKDLRNANHQVDIRFADPSVKTLQATLWYMNGRHEDIKIEKPETSDTDGRFAFELRTDEDWASQNLLAVEVQGPEAGAAAQKVEAKICTRNVFPAGGQQTASTGQ; encoded by the coding sequence ATGCACCCACACATGATCAAACTGCTGAGCCTCTCGGGTCTGACCCTCGGCCTGCTCGCGGCCAGCCAGGGCGTACGTGCCGATGAAATCAAGGCACCAAGCTTCACCGCCGAACCGTGCTGCAGCCTGTGCCCCGCCGCCCATGACGCGAAGAACTACACCACGCGCTACCAGCAGAACTTCACCACCCTGGTGCAAGCCCAGGGCGACTGGCTGTTCCGTACCCAGGAAGACCTGCGCACCGAATTCGACACCAGCCCCGCCGGCTACAAACGCATGCAACAGCTGCACGATGCGTTCAAGGCCAAAGGCGTGGAATTGGTCGTGGTCTACCAGCCAACCCGTGGCCTGGTGAACCGCAACAAGCTCAACCCAGCGGAAAAAGCCTCGTTCGATTTCGACAAGGCGCTGGGCAACTACAAGACCATGCTCGGCCGCTTTGCCAAGATGGGCTATGTGGTGCCGGACCTGTCGCCGCTGACCAATGAGCAACTGCCGGATGAATTGCCGGCCCACGACTTCTACTTCCGCGGCGACCAGCACTGGACCCCGTACGGCGCCCAGCGCACGGCGAAAATCGTCGGTGCCAAAGTGCGGGCGATGCCCGAGTTTGCCGGCATCCCCCAGCGTGAGTTCGAGACCAAACGCTCCGGGCGCATGGGCAAGACCGGCACCCTGCACAACATGGCCGGGCAACTCTGCGGCACCAGCTACGCGATCCAGTACATGGACCAGTTCACCACCGAGCCTAAGGGCGAAGCCGGTGACGGCGACCTGTTCGGCGATTCGGGCAACCCGCAGATCACCCTGGTGGGCACCAGCCACAGCGGCAAGAACTACAACTTCGCCGGCTTCCTGGAACAGGAAATCGGTGCCGACATCCTCAACGTCGCCTTCCCCGGCGGTGGCCTGGAAGGCTCGATGATCCAGTACCTGGGCAGCGACGAATTCCAGAAAACCCCGCCGAAAATCCTCATCTGGGAATTCTCGCCGCTGTACCGCCTCGACCAGGAGACCATCTACCGCCAGATGATGTCGCTGCTCGACAACGGCTGCGAAGGCAAGACCGCGCAGATGACCGCGAGCACTACATTGAAGCCCGGCAAGAACGAATTGCTGGTTAACAGTTCGAACAAAGACCTGCGCAACGCCAACCACCAGGTTGATATCCGCTTCGCCGACCCGTCGGTGAAAACCCTGCAAGCCACCCTCTGGTACATGAACGGGCGCCACGAGGACATCAAGATCGAGAAACCCGAAACATCCGATACAGACGGGCGTTTCGCCTTTGAACTGCGCACCGATGAAGACTGGGCCTCGCAAAACTTGCTGGCCGTGGAAGTGCAGGGCCCCGAAGCGGGCGCTGCCGCGCAGAAAGTCGAAGCGAAAATTTGCACACGCAACGTATTCCCTGCCGGCGGTCAACAGACTGCTTCAACGGGGCAATGA